TTTATACGATTATGTAATTGTTGTTTACTTTCACCTATATACACCTTATTACAGTTATTACATTCTAATTGGTATATGGTATTAATTCTGTCCGTCTTATCTATTTTGTCTTTCATATTACTCAAAATAttggttaatttattattgttatattgtgctaatttgatttcttgaaattcatatttcttaaaaatagctttaattttattggttaTTGTCGGgatatatttgattttatagaatttacttattttatctCTATCTGCAACACTCCGTACGTCTAATTCATTCGAATCATTCTGATATAAAGTTTCCGTATGTGGTAAGTAATCTGTGATCTTTGTTTGAGTTTGGGTTACACCCTTATTCTTGTTGTCAATACTTGCATTATTATGTTTGCTTGGTCTCATTTTTGCAATAATCTGATCTCCATTTAAGTTTGATCTTTGTTCAACATtatcaatattgctctgttgtgTGTTTATAGGTATTGATTGTTTgactttattataattattgtaccaaatattattaattaatgttctTGGGTATGCATTTTCTAAAAggatattatatattttggtCTTTATTTCTTTCATGTATATATCATCAGTTAAATTAATAGCTCGAcggattaaattattaatagtatttATTATCTGAGTTCTTGGATGATTACTTAAATAATGAAGAGTTCTATTGCTACTGATGTCTTTTTTATACCAAGATGTGTATATCTTATTGTgttctttatttattgtaatattcATATCCAAATATGCTATTTGTTCATTGTGTAACGTTTCGACTGTAAATTGTAAGCGTGGGttgtattcattaaatttgaccaaaagttgtttatattgatttttaggTAGAATGATTAGCAAATCATCTATGTATTTTGTAATTAAGAAAGGTTTAATGAAAGTGTCGTTTAATTGTGTGTCAAGTAACGAGTTCATCACTATGCCACTCAGATTTACGCTTAAGTTGGAGCCCATAGGAAGTCcatatatttgtttataaaaagtgttattaaatttaaaatagctGTTATGTGTACAAAGCTTTATTccatctaaaaatatttttttgtcttttatgcAAGtaaagttttcaattttattccaattttCATCTATGATTTTAAGCATGAGTTTTAACGgaatatttgtaaaaagggACTTCGCATCAAAGCTTACTATGTCAATATCTTCATAGTTTTCAATCTCCAATTCATCGAGACGCTTCTTAAGCATAAAGGCATTTTTAACGTCGTAATGATTTTcatcatttaaattattcagagatttatttaaaaatatagataaCGCATTGGTAGGtccatttatattattaatgattGGACGTAAAGGGTTATTATCTTTATGCGCTTTTAATAATCCATGTATCCTAGGTGTCACATAATGGTTTGGTGATAATCTAAGCTTTTGTTGCTTTGTTATAAATCCTttcttttctaatattttcagGTAATCATTTATGCGATTAACTAGATTAGGACCTGGATCTAATCTAGATGTTTTATAAGTATCTATATCGTTAAGTAACTCTTTCATTTTATCGTTATATTCTGATTTATACAAAAAGgctatttgttttgttttatcagtCTTTATAATAACTATGTCCTTATGTTGtgttaaaaatcttttcaagaaaatcatatcttttatcactgtattatgaaatattgaaaatgttctattattatttaacgtcaatgattgtttatttttcatattcttGTTATTTCTATCTAGATAAttggaaatttcattaattatattgCTTCTTGTTATATTAATGTGATTCTCTGAAGTCTTcaagttaataaaaactttttctatgtctattatcatatttaaaatgtctttGTGTAgagattttttattgttatgtgtTGTAAAGCAAAATTTTTCACCCAAAGATAAGAGATTTAGTATATTTATGggtatttgtaattttgtaaGATTCAGTATTCTACCTTTCTTGTGTAAAtcgttataattattttgtaaccaaTCATCagtatgtaaatttatgttaGAATTATTATGTGCATTTTCTAGGAACAAAGGTAATTTCAATCgatttctatttttcaatCGATTTGAGTTATGTAACTCGTCTCTTCTTATTTTATGTGTGAACTTGATGTATCTTTGATTAGCCTTATTCAAGATGATCCTTCTGAAATTGACCTTAAATTTGTCTCCTTCATTAATGGGATTTCTAGTTATAACAAAATCAATATATCTAAAAATCCTGTTAATTAACCAGTAAGTTTGATTTATTTCATCTTTCAAAATGTTAAGGGCTATGTGTTTAGATtgcattttttgtttgtaatttattagataatctttataaaaaaggttatctatatttttcaagtttttaagaatatgatatggtattaaattcattttaagggaatttttcaaataaaacaatttacaaTAAGCTTTTATGGCTTTTTCGAATGTGGGTTTAAGAAGGCGCTCAACAAAGGTACTTACATTAAAACaatcaattattttcttaaaattatcgCCGACATTGACATCTCCATCTTCTCGTTTGCAATTTCTTCTAAATTCATGGATATTTATGTATTCCatattaattatgtaattataatatattaattgattaaagagGATTGGTTATTctttaatgattaaaatccAAATACATGAAATTCCTcttgattttgtatttatttttttgttaagtcATTTAACGTTTCGAACTATTTACATAGTTCATCATCAGAAATcactataaaaaagaaatttaaaaagcaaCGTCGACGAAATTATCTCCTTTATGGAAAtcgttaaaacaaattgaacgTACAACGCAtagattattacaaaaacagaaaacaaaaagaaaaacaaaaaggaaaacaaaaaaaaacaaaaatgtaccTTTGTCGAGTATCcctattgattaatttatcaattctaTCGGTAAATTGTGTATATTTCCATGAtcttacattttataaatttttcaaattacaaaACATTTCAACGTGTTCGTATGGACTTAGCGACTATAAGAAGGAATATCGTGACGGAACcagtttttctttaacaatgTGTTCTACGGAAATCAATacaattcaattcaaattacaaatttaaaatttaccaatatctaaaattacaattaattagtaactaatcatatatctaatttgtttattatgccTGCATAATAACTACCTATATTTCCTGAatctgatttaaaattaactgacctgttaatgtttttggtGATATAGATAGCTTCAATATTCTTTCTGTTGAATGTATCTCCTTCAGTGGTCAACACTTTAGGCGtatcaaagttaaatttatgacgttaaaaaaaaacgaagaaacgttaaatgacttaacaaaaaaataaatacaaaatcaagAGGAATTTCATGTATTTggattttaatcattaaagAATAACCAATCctctttaatcaattaatatattataattacataattaatatGGAATACATAAATATCCATGAATTTAGAAGAAATTGCAAACGAGAAGATGGAGATGTCAATGTCGGcgataattttaagaaaataattgattGTTTTAATGTAAGTACCTTTGTTGAGCGCCTTCTTAAACCCACATTCGAAAAAGCCATAAAAGCTTAttgtaaattgttttatttgaaaaattcccttaaaatgaatttaataccatatcatattcttaaaaacttgaaaaatatagataaccttttttataaagattatctaataaattacaaacaaaaaatgcaATCTAAACACATAGCCCTTAACATTTTGAAAGATGAAATAAATCAAACTTACTGGTTAATTAACAGGATTTTTAGATATATTGATTTTGTTATAACTAGAAATCCCATTAATGAAGGAGACAAATTTAAGGTCAATTTCAGAAGGATCATCTTGAATAAGGCTAATCAAAGATACATCAAGTTCACACATAAAATAAGAAGAGACGAGTTACATAACTCAAATCGattgaaaaatagaaatcGATTGAAATTACCTTTGTTCCTAGAAAATGCACATAATAATTCtaacataaatttacatactGATGAttggttacaaaataattataacgaTTTACACAAGAAAGGTAGAATACTGAATCttacaaaattacaaataccCATAAATATACTAAATCTCTTATCTTTGGGTGAAAAATTTTGCTTTACAacacataacaataaaaaatctcTACACaaagacattttaaatatgataatagacatagaaaaagtttttattaacttgAAGACTTCAGAGAATCACATTAATATAACAAGAAGcaatataattaatgaaatttccaaTTATCTAGATAGAAATAACaagaatatgaaaaataaacaatcattgacgttaaataataatagaacattttcaatatttcataatacagtgataaaagatatgattttcttgaaaagatttttaacaCAACATAAGGACATAGTTATTATAAAGactgataaaacaaaacaaatagcCTTTTTGTATAAATCAGAATATAACGATAAAATGAAAGAGTTACTTAACGATATAGATACTTATAAAACATCTAGATTAGATCCAGGTCCTAATCTAGTTAATCGCATAAATGATTACctgaaaatattagaaaagaaAGGATTTATAACAAAGCAACAAAAGCTTAGATTATCACCAAACCATTATGTGACACCTAGGATACATGGATTATTAAAAGCGCATAAAGATAATAACCCTTTACGTCCaatcattaataatataaatggaCCTACCAATGCGttatctatatttttaaataaatctctgaataatttaaatgatgAAAATCATTACGACGTTAAAAATGCCTTTATGCTTAAGAAGCGTCTCGATGAATTGGAGATTGAAAACTATGAAGATATTGACATAGTAAGCTTTGATGCGAAGTccctttttacaaatattcCGTTAAAACTCATGCTTAAAATCATAGATGaaaattggaataaaattgaaaactttaCTTgcataaaagacaaaaaaatatttttagatggAATAAAGCTTTGTACACATAACagctattttaaatttaataacactttttataaacaaatatatgGACTTCCTATGGGCTCCAACTTAAGCGTAAATCTGAGTGGCATAGTGATGAACTCGTTACTTGACACACAATTAAACGACACTTTCATTAAACCTTTCTTAATTACAAAATACATAGATGATTTGCTAATCATTCTAcctaaaaatcaatataaacaacttttggtcaaatttaatgaatacaaCCCACGCTTACAATTTACAGTCGAAACGTTACACAATGAACAAATAGCATATTTGGATATgaatattacaataaataaagaacACAATAAGATATACACATCTTGGTATAAAAAAGACATCAGTAGCAATAGAACTCTTCATTATTTAAGTAATCATCCAAGAACTCAGATAATaaatactattaataatttaatccgTCGAGCTATTAATTTAACTGATGATATATACATGAAAGAAATAAAGaccaaaatatataatatccTTTTAGAAAATGCATACCCAagaacattaattaataatatttggtacaataattataataaagtcAAACAATCAATACCTATAAACAcacaacagagcaatattgataATGTTGAACAAAGATCAAACTTAAATGGAGATCAGATTATTGCAAAAATGAGACCAAGCAAACATAATAATGCAAGTATTGACAACAAGAATAAGGGTGTAACCCAAACTCAAACAAAGATCACAGATTACTTACCACATACGGAAACTTTATATCAGAATGATTCGAATGAATTAGACGTACGGAGTGTTGCAGATAGagataaaataagtaaattctataaaatcaaatatatcCCGACAAtaaccaataaaattaaagctatttttaagaaatatgaatttcaagaaatcaaattagcacaatataacaataataaattaaccaaTATTTTGAGTAATATGAAAGACAAAATAGATAAGACGGACAGAATTAATACCATATACCAATTAGAATGTAATAACTGTAATAAGGTGTATATAGGTGAAAGTAAACAACAATTACATAATCGTATAAAACAGCATAAATACGATACTAATcaacacaaaattattaataaaacagcCCTTTGCCAACATGCAATCAAGAATCGtcataaatttaactttgataCGCCTAAAGTGTTGACCACTGAAGGAGATACATTCAACAGAAAGAATATTGAAGCTATCTATATCaccaaaaacattaacaggtcagttaattttaaatcagatTCAGGAAATATAGGTAGTTATTATGCAggcataataaacaaattagatatatgattagttactaattaattgtaattttagatattggtaaattttaaatttgtaatttgaattgaattgtATTGATTTCCGTAGAACAcattgttaaagaaaaactgGTTCCGTCACGATATTCCTTCTTATAGTCGCTAAGTCCATACGAACACGTTGAAATGTtttgtaatttgaaaaatttataaaatgtaagaTCATGGAAATATACACAATTTACCGAtagaattgataaattaatcaataggGATACTCGACAAAggtacatttttgtttttttttgttttcctttttgtttttctttttgttttctgtttttgtaataatctaTGCGTTGTAcgttcaatttgttttaacgaTTTCCATAAAGGAGATAATTTCGTCGACGttgctttttaaatttcttttttatagtgATTTCTGATGATGAACTATGTAAATAGTTCGAAACGTTAAATgacttaacaaaaaaataaatacaaaatcaagAGGAATTTCATGTATTTggattttaatcat
This region of Onthophagus taurus isolate NC chromosome 3, IU_Otau_3.0, whole genome shotgun sequence genomic DNA includes:
- the LOC111421737 gene encoding putative autophagy-related protein 11 isoform X1, yielding MEYINIHEFRRNCKREDGDVNVGDNFKKIIDCFNVSTFVERLLKPTFEKAIKAYCKLFYLKNSLKMNLIPYHILKNLKNIDNLFYKDYLINYKQKMQSKHIALNILKDEINQTYWLINRIFRYIDFVITRNPINEGDKFKVNFRRIILNKANQRYIKFTHKIRRDELHNSNRLKNRNRLKLPLFLENAHNNSNINLHTDDWLQNNYNDLHKKGRILNLTKLQIPINILNLLSLGEKFCFTTHNNKKSLHKDILNMIIDIEKVFINLKTSENHINITRSNIINEISNYLDRNNKNMKNKQSLTLNNNRTFSIFHNTVIKDMIFLKRFLTQHKDIVIIKTDKTKQIAFLYKSEYNDKMKELLNDIDTYKTSRLDPGPNLVNRINDYLKILEKKGFITKQQKLRLSPNHYVTPRIHGLLKAHKDNNPLRPIINNINGPTNALSIFLNKSLNNLNDENHYDVKNAFMLKKRLDELEIENYEDIDIVSFDAKSLFTNIPLKLMLKIIDENWNKIENFTCIKDKKIFLDGIKLCTHNSYFKFNNTFYKQIYGLPMGSNLSVNLSGIVMNSLLDTQLNDTFIKPFLITKYIDDLLIILPKNQYKQLLVKFNEYNPRLQFTVETLHNEQIAYLDMNITINKEHNKIYTSWYKKDISSNRTLHYLSNHPRTQIINTINNLIRRAINLTDDIYMKEIKTKIYNILLENAYPRTLINNIWYNNYNKVKQSIPINTQQSNIDNVEQRSNLNGDQIIAKMRPSKHNNASIDNKNKGVTQTQTKITDYLPHTETLYQNDSNELDVRSVADRDKISKFYKIKYIPTITNKIKAIFKKYEFQEIKLAQYNNNKLTNILSNMKDKIDKTDRINTIYQLECNNCNKVYIGESKQQLHNRIKQHKYDTNQHKIINKTALCQHAIKNRHKFNFDTPKVLTTEGDTFNRKNIEAIYITKNINRSVNFKSDSGNIGSYYAGIINKLDI
- the LOC111421737 gene encoding putative autophagy-related protein 11 isoform X2; the protein is MEYINIHEFRRNCKREDGDVNVGDNFKKIIDCFNVSTFVERLLKPTFEKAIKAYCKLFYLKNSLKMNLIPYHILKNLKNIDNLFYKDYLINYKQKMQSKHIALNILKDEINQTYWLINRIFRYIDFVITRNPINEGDKFKVNFRRIILNKANQRYIKFTHKIRRDELHNSNRLKNRNRLKLPLFLENAHNNSNINLHTDDWLQNNYNDLHKKGRILNLTKLQIPINILNLLSLGEKFCFTTHNNKKSLHKDILNMIIDIEKVFINLKTSENHINITRSNIINEISNYLDRNNKNMKNKQSLTLNNNRTFSIFHNTVIKDMIFLKRFLTQHKDIVIIKTDKTKQIAFLYKSEYNDKMKELLNDIDTYKTSRLDPGPNLVNRINDYLKILEKKGFITKQQKLRLSPNHYVTPRIHGLLKAHKDNNPLRPIINNINGPTNALSIFLNKSLNNLNDENHYDVKNAFMLKKRLDELEIENYEDIDIVSFDAKSLFTNIPLKLMLKIIDENWNKIENFTCIKDKKIFLDGIKLCTHNSYFKFNNTFYKQIYGLPMGSNLSVNLSGIVMNSLLDTQLNDTFIKPFLITKYIDDLLIILPKNQYKQLLVKFNEYNPRLQFTVETLHNEQIAYLDMNITINKEHNKIYTSWYKKDISSNRTLHYLSNHPRTQIINTINNLIRRAINLTDDIYMKEIKTKIYNILLENAYPRTLINNIWYNNYNKVKQSIPINTQQSNIDNVEQRSNLNGDQIIAKMRPSKHNNASIDNKNKGVTQTQTKITDYLPHTETLYQNDSNELDVRSVADRDKISKFYKIKYIPTITNKIKAIFKKYEFQEIKLAQYNNNKLTNILSNMKDKIDKTDRINTIYQLECNNCNKVYIGESKQQLHNRIKQHKYDTNQHKIINKTALCQHAIKNRHKFNFDTPKVLTTEGDTFNRKNIEAIYITKNINRTHC
- the LOC139429396 gene encoding putative autophagy-related protein 11 isoform X1, producing the protein MEYINIHEFRRNCKREDGDVNVGDNFKKIIDCFNVSTFVERLLKPTFEKAIKAYCKLFYLKNSLKMNLIPYHILKNLKNIDNLFYKDYLINYKQKMQSKHIALNILKDEINQTYWLINRIFRYIDFVITRNPINEGDKFKVNFRRIILNKANQRYIKFTHKIRRDELHNSNRLKNRNRLKLPLFLENAHNNSNINLHTDDWLQNNYNDLHKKGRILNLTKLQIPINILNLLSLGEKFCFTTHNNKKSLHKDILNMIIDIEKVFINLKTSENHINITRSNIINEISNYLDRNNKNMKNKQSLTLNNNRTFSIFHNTVIKDMIFLKRFLTQHKDIVIIKTDKTKQIAFLYKSEYNDKMKELLNDIDTYKTSRLDPGPNLVNRINDYLKILEKKGFITKQQKLRLSPNHYVTPRIHGLLKAHKDNNPLRPIINNINGPTNALSIFLNKSLNNLNDENHYDVKNAFMLKKRLDELEIENYEDIDIVSFDAKSLFTNIPLKLMLKIIDENWNKIENFTCIKDKKIFLDGIKLCTHNSYFKFNNTFYKQIYGLPMGSNLSVNLSGIVMNSLLDTQLNDTFIKPFLITKYIDDLLIILPKNQYKQLLVKFNEYNPRLQFTVETLHNEQIAYLDMNITINKEHNKIYTSWYKKDISSNRTLHYLSNHPRTQIINTINNLIRRAINLTDDIYMKEIKTKIYNILLENAYPRTLINNIWYNNYNKVKQSIPINTQQSNIDNVEQRSNLNGDQIIAKMRPSKHNNASIDNKNKGVTQTQTKITDYLPHTETLYQNDSNELDVRSVADRDKISKFYKIKYIPTITNKIKAIFKKYEFQEIKLAQYNNNKLTNILSNMKDKIDKTDRINTIYQLECNNCNKVYIGESKQQLHNRIKQHKYDTNQHKIINKTALCQHAIKNRHKFNFDTPKVLTTEGDTFNRKNIEAIYITKNINRTHC
- the LOC139429396 gene encoding putative autophagy-related protein 11 isoform X2, giving the protein MEYINIHEFRRNCKREDGDVNVGDNFKKIIDCFNVSTFVERLLKPTFEKAIKAYCKLFYLKNSLKMNLIPYHILKNLKNIDNLFYKDYLINYKQKMQSKHIALNILKDEINQTYWLINRIFRYIDFVITRNPINEGDKFKVNFRRIILNKANQRYIKFTHKIRRDELHNSNRLKNRNRLKLPLFLENAHNNSNINLHTDDWLQNNYNDLHKKGRILNLTKLQIPINILNLLSLGEKFCFTTHNNKKSLHKDILNMIIDIEKVFINLKTSENHINITRSNIINEISNYLDRNNKNMKNKQSLTLNNNRTFSIFHNTVIKDMIFLKRFLTQHKDIVIIKTDKTKQIAFLYKSEYNDKMKELLNDIDTYKTSRLDPGPNLVNRINDYLKILEKKGFITKQQKLRLSPNHYVTPRIHGLLKAHKDNNPLRPIINNINGPTNALSIFLNKSLNNLNDENHYDVKNAFMLKKRLDELEIENYEDIDIVSFDAKSLFTNIPLKLMLKIIDENWNKIENFTCIKDKKIFLDGIKLCTHNSYFKFNNTFYKQIYGLPMGSNLSVNLSGIVMNSLLDTQLNDTFIKPFLITKYIDDLLIILPKNQYKQLLVKFNEYNPRLQFTVETLHNEQIAYLDMNITINKEHNKIYTSWYKKDISSNRTLHYLSNHPRTQIINTINNLIRRAINLTDDIYMKEIKTKIYNILLENAYPRTLINNIWYNNYNKVKQSIPINTQQSNIDNVEQRSNLNGDQIIAKMRPSKHNNASIDNKNKGVTQTQTKITDYLPHTETLYQNDSNELDVRSVADRDKISKFYKIKYIPTITNKIKAIFKKYEFQEIKLAQYNNNKLTNILSNMKDKIDKTDRINTIYQLECNNCNKVYIGESKQQLHNRIKQHKYDTNQHKIINKTALCQHAIKNRHKFNFDTPKVLTTEGDTFNRKNIEAIYITKNINRYW
- the LOC111421737 gene encoding putative autophagy-related protein 11 isoform X3, which codes for MEYINIHEFRRNCKREDGDVNVGDNFKKIIDCFNVSTFVERLLKPTFEKAIKAYCKLFYLKNSLKMNLIPYHILKNLKNIDNLFYKDYLINYKQKMQSKHIALNILKDEINQTYWLINRIFRYIDFVITRNPINEGDKFKVNFRRIILNKANQRYIKFTHKIRRDELHNSNRLKNRNRLKLPLFLENAHNNSNINLHTDDWLQNNYNDLHKKGRILNLTKLQIPINILNLLSLGEKFCFTTHNNKKSLHKDILNMIIDIEKVFINLKTSENHINITRSNIINEISNYLDRNNKNMKNKQSLTLNNNRTFSIFHNTVIKDMIFLKRFLTQHKDIVIIKTDKTKQIAFLYKSEYNDKMKELLNDIDTYKTSRLDPGPNLVNRINDYLKILEKKGFITKQQKLRLSPNHYVTPRIHGLLKAHKDNNPLRPIINNINGPTNALSIFLNKSLNNLNDENHYDVKNAFMLKKRLDELEIENYEDIDIVSFDAKSLFTNIPLKLMLKIIDENWNKIENFTCIKDKKIFLDGIKLCTHNSYFKFNNTFYKQIYGLPMGSNLSVNLSGIVMNSLLDTQLNDTFIKPFLITKYIDDLLIILPKNQYKQLLVKFNEYNPRLQFTVETLHNEQIAYLDMNITINKEHNKIYTSWYKKDISSNRTLHYLSNHPRTQIINTINNLIRRAINLTDDIYMKEIKTKIYNILLENAYPRTLINNIWYNNYNKVKQSIPINTQQSNIDNVEQRSNLNGDQIIAKMRPSKHNNASIDNKNKGVTQTQTKITDYLPHTETLYQNDSNELDVRSVADRDKISKFYKIKYIPTITNKIKAIFKKYEFQEIKLAQYNNNKLTNILSNMKDKIDKTDRINTIYQLECNNCNKVYIGESKQQLHNRIKQHKYDTNQHKIINKTALCQHAIKNRHKFNFDTPKVLTTEGDTFNRKNIEAIYITKNINRYW